From the Brienomyrus brachyistius isolate T26 chromosome 23, BBRACH_0.4, whole genome shotgun sequence genome, the window CAATCGCGATTGCGGTCCGTGTGAGCTACGACAGATAGTTAGATTTCGTGAATTGCAGACGATTTTGGAATTAGGGAAAAAAGGGGAAAACATGAAGATACGGATTAAATGCGCCGAAAGAGCGTTGATGTCGCGGCGCCATCTGTGTGGTCCAGCCAGACAATTTGGTCACATGGAAGTCACGTATGACAATATCCAGAAGGCAGATTGAATGAACGGACAGAAGTCGTGCTGCAAGGATGCGTAAAACTCAGATGACCCGGTGCCACATCGATcttaaattaaaaaatcaaTATTTAGATTCACAGCTTTAGTTGAACTTTTTTTCCACCCACGTATATAATGTGTTTAAGATATAAGCTGATGTTAGCTAATGTGTtcaataaaatcaataaaacaaactgacatttttaCCAGGGGTCTTTGAAAAGATAGAGCAGTTAAACATCAGGGAGCCGAAGATACATCAGACCAGATGCGTCACGAGCCTGAAGCCCCGAGTGAATCCGAACGAGTTCCGAGTGATTTGTCAACCACGCTCGCAGTTTCAGAACAAAGTCCCAAGCTCCTGCCATTGCCCCTTCATCAGGCCTTCGAAACTTTTTTCACCACGGAGACCGAAATGTACCAACAGCTCAAACTCGCATGCCTCAGGTGGCAGGAGCCACTTAACCATATCATCCCCCCCCTGAAAGAGGAACTTCCAGATTAAATCAGATCGTATCAAGAGGTGTGCTGAATGCCTCAGCAGGTTAAGACTCTGTGCCCGTGATACGATCGCTGGTTCGCGCCTTGGTAGGACATTTACGTTAGAATTCCAATGTACAggcaaataaaatgtttataCGTATTTATATTATATCTAATTGGGGGACGTGCAAAGAAAAGAAAGGAGTTGAAAATGCAGGTGGCTTCCGCTCTGTGGCTGAGAGTGACCCACCCTGAGACAACCACCTCTGCCCTACTCACCGCTTCCTGGAAATGGCTTGTCCTCTGAACCACCGTTTTCTTTGTTTAGCTAATGATGGCTGTAACAGCAGTTCATCGTTGAATAACTATATGCGTCTCCTTGGCACAGGATTCTGCTACTGCTATAGTCAATAATCTAGCGATTCTGTGTCTAATGAAATGATCTGTTATTAACCTGGACTTGTATGttgaaattttatttttgaGATTAATGCCTTCCTGCAAGGATGTCCAACAGGGATAAGATGCAGTACAGGGACCCAACCAGGGCAAACCAGTACTGGTTACCAGCCCCTTCTGTCTGTCCACAGCACCGGGCATCTGTGCTCAATCAGTTGGTGCCTTTAGATCAGTCAGTTTCTTACAGTAGTTGCCTAAGAGTATCTACAGctattttcagattttttgtTCTATTTTTTTACTGGGCATCTGGCATACCAGCAGAATATGTCCTGGGGAGTGTCCCACCCCCCAACTGACAAATTTTATCACATGTGTTGGATCTCTATGGAAAATCAAGAGGCCATTTTTAATTCCCAGTTCAGCTTTACTGTCAGATATATGTTTGGTTTCATGTGATTATTGATCCAAATCTGCAAGGAAATGAGTGAGAGATTCATCCATCATTTACCAGAGCAAGTGCCAGGACCAGAGGAGAGAGGTGTGGACGATATAATGTATACACTGTATATACAAAAGTACCGTATCTGTACTGTACCTTAGAGGTGCAATTACTTGTCACTAGGACTGTACCCTTAAGGATCTGCTAactgtaccctagctgtaggtaaatgtacctttcaatatacagaaatgaactctgaggaacatttttgtaccactgGGGGGGTATGTTTGTACGAGGGCTATGCTTATTTTTCAGATAGTGTACAATATACAATAACATACAAGTAGGACAGCAGGGTGCTAAGTTTAAAGAGACTATGGAAGGAGAAGGAAGGAGAAAAGGGGCTCTGCTGGGGGGCTATGCTCTGTCATTATGGGCTTTGGGCTTTTCTGGGAGACCCTGTGAGGTAAACATCTGGAGCTTCTGGCAGCTGTGTGCAGTTTTCACTGCCCTCCGCAGCTGCCATACCAGGATCATATGGTCAGGATGAACTCTACAATGCACCTGCAGATGGTGGTGTACGTCACAGGTGACATCAGGGTCTTCCTCAGACGTAAGAAGAAGTAAAGGGGCTATGGTGTCACCTGCAAACCTCGTCAATTACTTCCAGTTATTTTCCGTGTTATTTTTGTTATATTTCATATTATATAAAAATTCTATTCAAATACTATTTTGCTCTAATAtttattttgtctttcttttgttggctgatGTTTTTTAGATTATCAGTGCACTGGATCTTTCAAACACGTGGACCAATTTCATACCATTCTTAATAAATAAGTACAGGTTGACAGTTTAACAACACTGCTAGGAAAATTAATTTCTACGTTGAACAAGGGTTCCGTTATTGCTGACCTGCACAAGGACGAGATCTAACTCCAGTTACTCTGCGGAGCTTTTGTGGTACTGCCGAACCATAGGTTTACTGTAACCTGCTGTATTGATCGGGAATTTACTTGTTTAAAGCATTGCCTGTATCAAAATAACAGGGCCCAGAGCTGAGGGAGCCGCCTGCTTGCTATGTGTTATCACACAGCAGCAATGCCTGGTGTGGTCAGATCGAGATGTCAAACAGCGTACAGCAGGAAGTCACATAGTGGGTGACATGAAACCCAAGTTTGAGCAATGGTTTCATTTCACtcttctgtggggaaaaaaactgtaagatcTCTTTGTACACCAGTGTCGTAAGTATtactttatatatattataaagtatacatatatacatatatatgtcaaACAATGGATAGCTGCCTTACGTATGTAAAGCGTAATTTTATATATGTGGTTTCAAGATGCAAGGTTTGCTTCTtgtaattaattttttaaaaacactATGGAAGTTACTGTGTGTGCTGTTTATGAACATATTGTAAATATATCTCCATttgcaagttttttttaaagatatactAGATGTTAAATAAGAAAGTAAGTTGGAATAATTCAGAGCAATAAAATCTGTCTTTAGAAGATATGAACAGCACTGTTACCATAATTAATAATTTCTCTGAAATATTCTCTGAACATATGCTTTTTTTCCTTGAAAACTGGTAGTTTATCTGTCTACTTACATGCAATGTAgaaaacacaaaagtttgcaaaAACATAATTCTGAACTTGACTCTTGAAACAAAGAGGAACTGAAAATAAGGTCTTGAGTGCAGATTGTAGCTCTGAGAAAATGGCAGTAGGCAATCACTTATCAGTTCATTCTAACTCATCTTCTTCAGAAGCAGCTACAGGTCCATCATGACCCATATGTGAGAAAATGCCAATAGGGAAGTAATCAGTTTATAAGATAATGCTTTACATCAGGGGTGGCGAACCTGATCCATGCCGGGCCGGTGCAGGTTTTAGGAATGACctttcaatcagccaataacagtgggtcaCCAGGACTTGAGTTGAGAGCCACTGCTTCATTACTGGCTGAATGAGAGgtcaccccaaaaacctgcaccggcctccatggatcaggttccacaaccctgctttacattaactggaccttcataatgcctttataataccttcatagagcattcagtgtaccttcataatacatttgtagaacattcataagcagcatgggaATATACTTTATCATTCTAACATAGCTAAATAGCTGTAATGTACATTAATATCAAACATTATATATACAATTATCCATTACAATGCTTGTTATTTTCATATAatctttgttattaatgtatattaaagctgttaaaatatgttaggatgttaagatatacttacatgctgcttatgaatgttctatgaatgcattatgaaggtgcactgaatgtactatgaatgcataatgaatgtgcagttaatgtaaagctttACCATTTATAGCCTTGTATTtgaaaatgaacagaaatttATGCCTAGTGCCGAGTCCATTCACATCATGGTACAAATCACATGATTCAGAACAACAAATAGAATCGATTCTGTTGAGAGAAACATATATTGCATCATTGAAATTGAAACATACTGCATTCCTATCTAAAAGTGCTGTGAAAGGAAAGCACAAcataactatataatataatgatGGAAATATGGCTAAAAAAGGTCTTCATACTCATGTTGTGTGATATACACAAAGTTTCCTTATTTATGTCTTTTATCAGCATTAACAAAAGTGTCtagcgctttacattttattGCAGAGCCAATGTGCAATGTAAACAATGATTGATGTGATGCATATAATACCTTCAAAAGACTGGAAGGAGTTTTAAAGTTGATGATGCAAAATTCTTGCTTGTTTGTTAGAGAGATTGTAATTTGACAgttacatgtgtactctggacTTCAAAGTCTTAAGGTAATGATACAAAGGGAATTTTTTTGAGCAATGTTACTGAGCAACTGCCAACCAGGTGAGACAAAGGGCAACTCATCTGGATGTAGATGACCACAAAAAAATTGCCCACTGCCAATGAAAAGTTTTCAAATAGTAATTTGTTACATAATATCAATGAGAAAGTGCCCAAGCAACACTGGTCAGCTACATCGGTGAGCAGCATTGCACAGCAACACTGGTCAGCTACATCGGTGAGCAGCATTGCCCAGCAGCATTGCCCAGCAACACTGGTCAGCTACATCGGTGAGCAGCATTGCCCAGCAGCATTGGTCAGCAGCATTGCCCAGCAACACTGGTCAGCTACATCAGTGGGCAGCATTGCCCGGCAACATTGCACAAAAAGTTGCCCTATGTATCATCACTCTGTAAACATTACAGTTTACAATTTGAAAGTGGCAGGCCTGTTATAGTTGTTATGGTTCTCAGGTGATGAATTCACCATTGTGGGTTTTTGATAttacactaacacctatcataGATGTTTTAGGTTATACCTTGGCCAACTAGGGATTTGTAGAGATGCTAATTGGCATGGGGCTAACACCAGAATTTCACGTTAGatgcatgctgaggctaatggaGATAAGGATGTAACATGAACACTTCAAATTGATGCAGTATTTTTTTTGTCACCTAGGAGGTGCTGTGTTTCTTCCAATGGCTAATAAACTGGTGCAGTTGGTCAAAAAGAAAGAAGTGATAGAGGACTTCATGGAGATATTTGAGAAAGGGGCAGAGGCTTTGTCTGAGGCAGTGGGAGAGATGTTCCCTGTTTTCTCCATTGTATCACCCCTTGTGCAGTTAGCCATGGACAATCAGGAGAGCCCGGAGGCAGAATTCATGAAGGAGCAGTTTCAGAAGGTACGTGACCGCCTGGATGTGATCTCTGAAGAGGTAGAGAACATCACCCAGGAGATCAAGAAGAGCGGTGTGGATGCAGCCTACTTCCAGGTGGAGGAGAACCTGACAAGCCAATTTCGTAAATACATGGACATCCTCAACGCCAAGCCCAAGTTCCGTGAGGTGAAGAAGAAGCTCTTTATGGAACATTTTGCAAAGACTAAAGGAGAAACGAACTTAAACACCCTGTATAGAGCTGTGACCGGAGACAACTTCTCCGGTGAGTCGGTGTTGGAGATCACGCTGAAGTATGAAGAAAGAAACCGGAGGTCCATGGAGGACTTCTGTGCACGGTTAAAGAATCTTTTCTTCATTGGACTTGTCGCCCTGGTGGGCCATGCAGCTCTGAAGGATTAtaatgaggaggaggagcttcTTCGTGATTGGGCTGAGAAAGTGAACCACATTGAGGAGAAGATGAAGGATGTTGTTGAAGACTGCAGGGTTAATTTTGTCAAACAGGCAGAAATTGACATTGGGAAACGTATCCGTACCTGGAAAGGCAGGCCTAACCAGGAGTTAGCTGATGACGCTGTAGGTTTCCTAAAACAAAAGTATGACTGGGTGTCCTGGTCTGTAAGGGTTTATGCTCCCCCTACAGGTTGCTTCTGGAAGCTGATCTATGGCAAGAATTatcggggaatcagtggggggaATCACTTTGTCTTTGACACTGAGCCACATGTGGTGGTGTCCTATAGCCTTGAGCCAAGAAGCTTAGATAAGGAAACTCTTTCGGCCGTCATACAGGGGCAAAAGTGGATAAGGAACAAGGCACAGCTGGCAGAGCGACTGCACGCCAGTCTTCCCGGCTGCCTAGTGCACGTGATTAATCGACACGTAGTGGAAAGATCCAGTTTCCCAGATGACGCCCGGTATCATCAGGATCACAGGAAAACGAATATCTTTATATATTCAGATTAATCATTGCTACAACTCATGTCTTTGACTGAATTTCTCCGTGAGGCACTGCTGTAATTTCTGATGATACACGGCCATATTTAAATGTACTGTACAGTAATTTGACCGACTAAATGCCTTTGGCTACTTAAGAAGGTTGTCAGGTTAGGTCTTCTATTGGAAACCTTAGCCAGGTTGTATGTTACAACAAGGGTTTCCAGCATGTTCCATGCTTTCTGCTCCTCATACTGTAGTTACTGTACTAGTGccatttattgtattttttcatttttagaaataAGCGTCATGAAATGACTGCAGCTGTGCCTCTGCATGTGGCTTCAAGGGAAATATACATGAATATTAGTCAGTTAGGAATGATCTGGTATACAAATGGACTGTGTTTAATAGTCCTGTTTCATCTTACCTGCTTCAATAGAATCCTGAACAGATAAAACTGTGAAATGAAAAATTGTGTTTCATATTACAGTGGAAAACAAACTGTTTCCATTGTTGTGTTAGTATGTACTAAGTATCTGCTTTATTAAATACAGCTTAGTACCAGGTAGGCAATCTCTTTCAACTGCACAATAGCCTCAATTCTTAGACCAATGGCATAAACAAAGTACTGGTACACTCCTTATCGGGTTTGGTCCAGTTCTGGTCCTAGCTAACATGCTATCCTAGGCGAGCAAAAGAGTATAGATACATTATAGCATTTGTTTGAGCAATATTTGCGTATCAGGCTGCACAACAatgaactgttttttttttgtctgtgtttAATGCAGCATGAAACATGACGATGATTGTAAGAAAGTCCAAACGTCTGTGTTTCCATTGTCAGTGCCAGATTCTAAATGAAATTTAAAGACAATGGGGGTTGTTTGACATGGATCAGTGAGCCATTGTTCAGTCACTGTTTTTGTGCCTTGATTGCAAATGAAACGTAAAGATAATGGGGGCCATTTGAGGTGGATCAGTAAGCCGCTGTTTGCTCACTGTTGTTATGCGAGTCTGCTGAACGCTACACTTCCACATCAGTTGAAGTTAATGATGGTTTGCAGGAGTGGAGCGTCAGGGAAGTCCATGGCCACGATGCCATAGCGCCTGGGCTTTCCTGCCCTGAGCACGAGGTGGTCTAAGAGCCGGGCATTAATGTGCCGAGCCACGGAAATCGGATAGGCGAAGATCCCGGCTCCACTTGAATAAGTGAGGAACATCTGGGCCTTGTTCCCAGCCTCAGCGGCTGCCAAGTGCTTGTGCACGGTCTCCCACTTTGCTGGCAAGTGAAAAAATGTCGGCACCTGCAGGATAAAAGCAGTAGGTGCAAGTCAGCTCTGATCTTCGCTGGAGTTCAGGAGATTGGAGCATGTATTAGTAGCCGTTCATTTACGAGAGATTAATTTCAATTTGTCACTGTTTTGTACAATAAAATGCAGCACTCTGCAGAAGTCTTaaacagtcaaagaaaatgatgtctaAATGATCTTCAcgattttatatgtctgtcaaaATGTGTCATATTCAAAACCTCTCTTAAAGTAACCAATGTATTTGGCACAACTATGCATTTTGACTCGATCACTAGCATAGGATGTTTGGCTAATGAATACCTAatttaattaagttaattaagagagctggtggtgaaatgtaacagATATGTGGAAtgactgaggtgcccctgaggagaggtttgggaaccgaaGTAGTGTTCTTACAGCTATCCAGCTATGGTTCCTTCTCTGTCCTGAGAAGAAAAgaaattcttatttttttattgttactgttaatttgcacaAGTTTTAATGATATCTttgaacattttctttgattgtCTTTAACAGTACTTTTCTTGACTTTTTCACAATACAGACCCTCCTCAGGTTACGATCGTCTGTGGTACGATATTTCGACTTTTACTATTGGGAAATGTTTcttcactttcagtacattattcaacaAACTGcgtgagatattcaacactttattataaaataggctttgtgttaatgattttgctcaactgtaggctaatgtaagtgttctaagcatgtttaaggtaggctagtctaggttatgatgtttgttaggttattataatgcattttagCCTTACGATATTTCCGCCTTACGATATTTCCGCCTCACGATATTTCCGCCTTACGATAATTTTGCCTTACGATAATTTTGCCTTACGATATTTCCGCCTTCCGATGTTTTCACCTTACGATAGCGTTATTGGAATGTAACCCCGTCATAACCCAGGGAGTGTCTGTACTATATATTTGTGCAATATTGCTGCATTTACCTACAGACATACATGGGAACTGAAATGCAGGTGTTACCTACATGTCCACAGAAGAAGTCTCCGCAGTTATTTAAATGGCATGTTTACTGctatataattataaatgtgAACGCAGCTCCTTAATGACATTTACTCTTCATTTCTGTTGGTGTCTGTAGAACATCCAAACCCCAGACCTTTACCTTCCACTCGTCAGCGATGTCCAGGGATCCATAACGCATGCCGAGGTCTGGGCCAATGAAATCCTGCAGGACAATGAGTTTCCCGCGGGCCTGTGTCATAGTTGGCACCAGACGGCTGTGCCAAAGCAGGTCCCAGTGGGCATAGCGGTGGATGTAGCTGACCACCGACCCATAGATGTCATTCGTTTCACTGAATTCCTCCTTGAGTCGCATCAGTACGGCCTCAGTAGGCCTCTCATGGAGAAACGCAGCCACGTCTTCAAGAACATCACCAAAGTGAGCCCGCTGGTATACCACACCATGGTGGATGGTGAGATTGCCCTTAACATGACGGACCCGCACGTCCAGGAAACGCACGCCAGCCCGCAGCTGTAAGGCCAGGGGCCAGGACTGGCACCGAATCGGGGCTCCGCCGTACCGCGCCATGGTGTTGTGGCTGCCGGGGAGTGTGACCTCAGACAGGGGGCGGCTGTCAGGGACTGACGCCATCCATGCAGGGTTGAGTAACCCGGGGGCTGGGGTGTCATCAAAATCTCGCCGTTGGGTCACTGCCATGTAAGTCAGGCTCAGCACTCTTAGACCAACCATGCAACAGGAGCAGCAAGACCGGGAATAAAGTCAATGAAGGACACCGCTCCATCTTCTTCTTATAAAGTACCAGTAACTACCACATATGGGAAGCAAGAGCTGGTAATTTGAATAGAAAGTCTTACCCTGCAAACACAAAAATGCCCTTGGCCAAATTCTCCATGGATATTTTGTTGTTTGTGGCTTTAACGCCTCTCAAAACCACTGGAGACAGTGAAAACCAGTGTAAATGCATAGCACATTTTATTACACTGTTTTGGGGCTACATTTGTTCAATATTCACAACTGGAAAGAAAATTTTACACTCAGTATTACCAAAGGTCTAAATATCTGGGtcccagacgtgtgaggcaacagtgctaaccactgcaccaccatgccgcccccattaataaatctatttttttatttcagttctgCTACTTCTACATTAATTTCCAACACAACGCATGGAATAGGTTATAAGAAGTAGACAAAGTTAGGTAACATTAATTGAGTAATTAAAGAAAGAAATCAGTCTATGCAAAATAAGATTAaacagagaaactgtgagatatATAAACAGCTTTGAGCGTTAATGTACTTACCCGATTTATGACGTCCACACTGTGGTGCAGTAGGTGCTGGGATTTTGGGGATGGCGGATAATGTTGATGCAGCAGTTCCTGTGGGCGTCCGTGGGGCTCTGGCAGCTGTGCGCAAGGACAATGTGGCTCCCCGTGTCACACCACTGTGCCAGACCTGCCCTTTCACACACCACGCTGCTATAAAGACCCCAAAAACCTTTGCCTTTTCATTCTAACATTCTGTGCCAGTTGTCGGGAATAATGAGGAAGTCCAACAATGTGCTGAGTGGTACCTATTGTGTACTATTTAAATAATGGTTCAAAAAGCCAGTTGTAAATGTAATTTACCTTTCATTGAAACTTTGTTAAGTTAATAATCTTATTCTTATAAGACAGTATGCAGACATTTGTAAACTCTCTCTatctacaataataatgacactcacacattttattaaaatttgtgactgcagtcaaaaaaatttaaatgccgaaaaaacttgtattttgtttgggtacttatggttaaggttaggcctgggtaggggttaagattaTCATTGATAGGATTAGAGTTTTgccaatagaaatgaatggatggtatccacaaagatatgaatagaggtctctgtgtgtgtatgtgtgtgtgttgttaaACTAGACAAGAAAAAATTAAACAGCAAGGTGATACGAACTGGCCAGTAGCTTGTTTCTTTGGTTACAGCCTCATCCACAATACTTTGCGGCGCTAAGGTTGGCCCTCATTTGGTCATAAGGCACAATTAACTGTTCAGAAATGTATCGGCTGATTTCCTACTAAATGTGACTCATTCTTCCAGTGCTCAAACCACATTATACTGCAGCTTCCTGACAAATATTATCgctattctattctatataTAAGTGTCAAAATTGAAACTTATCTTTGTAGTCATAACATGATAGTTGTTAAAGTAATGCAGGATATATACTGCACACAGTGTTTACCATGGAGATCTGATAAATACTTGATGTAATATTAACCTATGCAATATACCCtaatctgcctctctctcttgaTTATGGTACCACTGTTAAATTATACCAAACAATCTACTAATTGTAACCTTGATCTGGTATCTCTCATGTGAACATGTATCAATGGATCTCTTTAAGACTTGCTGAAGGAAAACCAGTAAACAGTACCACATGACACAGGGTTATGTTAGGCTATGGCTTGAGCAGAGTATAGGCACATTATGCCGAGGGGGGAAAACAAAAGCACAGCGTTTCACCTCATACCTTTATGCAATCAAATTTAAATGACGAAAGAAAATGTTATGTCCTTGCCCTTATTTTTTTCGTGAGGTACTACAGGGTGTGATGTACATATTTTGTTTATACTGCAtagttttattttcagtaaTGACACATTTCAGGGAATTGCTACCAGCCGAATTATTTGAGGAGCAGCACCGTGTATCAATCGGTAGCAGTTACCTTCCGTTTCTTGATAGACATCACCCAGTTCGAAAACACAAGGTTAAAATGGTGTCGAAAGCTGTTTACGCTTCCGAAATCCATGGGAAAAAAGTTTTTACATTTTGATTTCATTTTCCATTAATGAAGTGTTGGGATGGTAAAAAGCGCACCCGATGTCATCTTAAAGCAATGTTCTCTTTAAGTAACATCAGGACAGGGCCATGTGTAGTATAACAGAGAGAACGCATGTCAATAACGCAACTTGTTTACCATTAAGAAAAAcaacattaaatattaaatttttCAGTTGATAAGCGATTAGAAGCCCTAAATCAAAAATTATTCTTATTAATAGCCCTCTTGTATACATAGCAAATAGATTCGTGGTGCAGGAAGAATGCATTAATAAACTGTATTTGACAGGCCCATTTTACAAATTTCGTCAGCAGGGAAACATCATATTGGTTTCGGTTCGGTTCTGGTTTCCTGAGTTGGTTGGTTCAATACCGCAACTTGTGCAACATAATATTATAGATCAGGTTTCTTCTGTCATATTCCTtcatacatatttatattaGCTTAGGTTTATTTACGGATTTACGTGACTGAGATCTAACTTTATGGTCTTTCTTTTGTCTTCACGTGGTTTTCACGTGAATACCTGTTATTTGGTGGTGCCAGTTTGGAAACCTACAAATATCCACTGGAGGTTAAGCAAACTATCCTACTTTCTTTTTT encodes:
- the si:dkey-266f7.9 gene encoding 1-phosphatidylinositol phosphodiesterase isoform X5 — translated: MKSKCKNFFPMDFGSVNSFRHHFNLVFSNWVMSIKKRKVWHSGVTRGATLSLRTAARAPRTPTGTAASTLSAIPKIPAPTAPQCGRHKSVVLRGVKATNNKISMENLAKGIFVFAGVLSLTYMAVTQRRDFDDTPAPGLLNPAWMASVPDSRPLSEVTLPGSHNTMARYGGAPIRCQSWPLALQLRAGVRFLDVRVRHVKGNLTIHHGVVYQRAHFGDVLEDVAAFLHERPTEAVLMRLKEEFSETNDIYGSVVSYIHRYAHWDLLWHSRLVPTMTQARGKLIVLQDFIGPDLGMRYGSLDIADEWKDREGTIAG
- the LOC125718824 gene encoding protein rapunzel-like isoform X2 yields the protein MDNQESPEAEFMKEQFQKVRDRLDVISEEVENITQEIKKSGVDAAYFQVEENLTSQFRKYMDILNAKPKFREVKKKLFMEHFAKTKGETNLNTLYRAVTGDNFSGESVLEITLKYEERNRRSMEDFCARLKNLFFIGLVALVGHAALKDYNEEEELLRDWAEKVNHIEEKMKDVVEDCRVNFVKQAEIDIGKRIRTWKGRPNQELADDAVGFLKQKYDWVSWSVRVYAPPTGCFWKLIYGKNYRGISGGNHFVFDTEPHVVVSYSLEPRSLDKETLSAVIQGQKWIRNKAQLAERLHASLPGCLVHVINRHVVERSSFPDDARYHQDHRKTNIFIYSD
- the si:dkey-266f7.9 gene encoding 1-phosphatidylinositol phosphodiesterase isoform X6; translation: MENLAKGIFVFAGVLSLTYMAVTQRRDFDDTPAPGLLNPAWMASVPDSRPLSEVTLPGSHNTMARYGGAPIRCQSWPLALQLRAGVRFLDVRVRHVKGNLTIHHGVVYQRAHFGDVLEDVAAFLHERPTEAVLMRLKEEFSETNDIYGSVVSYIHRYAHWDLLWHSRLVPTMTQARGKLIVLQDFIGPDLGMRYGSLDIADEWKVPTFFHLPAKWETVHKHLAAAEAGNKAQMFLTYSSGAGIFAYPISVARHINARLLDHLVLRAGKPRRYGIVAMDFPDAPLLQTIINFN
- the si:dkey-266f7.9 gene encoding 1-phosphatidylinositol phosphodiesterase isoform X2 — translated: MYFREKKKHRITSMPHSRGQVWHSGVTRGATLSLRTAARAPRTPTGTAASTLSAIPKIPAPTAPQCGRHKSVVLRGVKATNNKISMENLAKGIFVFAGVLSLTYMAVTQRRDFDDTPAPGLLNPAWMASVPDSRPLSEVTLPGSHNTMARYGGAPIRCQSWPLALQLRAGVRFLDVRVRHVKGNLTIHHGVVYQRAHFGDVLEDVAAFLHERPTEAVLMRLKEEFSETNDIYGSVVSYIHRYAHWDLLWHSRLVPTMTQARGKLIVLQDFIGPDLGMRYGSLDIADEWKVPTFFHLPAKWETVHKHLAAAEAGNKAQMFLTYSSGAGIFAYPISVARHINARLLDHLVLRAGKPRRYGIVAMDFPDAPLLQTIINFN
- the si:dkey-266f7.9 gene encoding 1-phosphatidylinositol phosphodiesterase isoform X4 — translated: MHLHWFSLSPVVLRGVKATNNKISMENLAKGIFVFAGVLSLTYMAVTQRRDFDDTPAPGLLNPAWMASVPDSRPLSEVTLPGSHNTMARYGGAPIRCQSWPLALQLRAGVRFLDVRVRHVKGNLTIHHGVVYQRAHFGDVLEDVAAFLHERPTEAVLMRLKEEFSETNDIYGSVVSYIHRYAHWDLLWHSRLVPTMTQARGKLIVLQDFIGPDLGMRYGSLDIADEWKVPTFFHLPAKWETVHKHLAAAEAGNKAQMFLTYSSGAGIFAYPISVARHINARLLDHLVLRAGKPRRYGIVAMDFPDAPLLQTIINFN
- the si:dkey-266f7.9 gene encoding 1-phosphatidylinositol phosphodiesterase isoform X3 gives rise to the protein MYFREKKKHRITSMPHSRAARAPRTPTGTAASTLSAIPKIPAPTAPQCGRHKSVVLRGVKATNNKISMENLAKGIFVFAGVLSLTYMAVTQRRDFDDTPAPGLLNPAWMASVPDSRPLSEVTLPGSHNTMARYGGAPIRCQSWPLALQLRAGVRFLDVRVRHVKGNLTIHHGVVYQRAHFGDVLEDVAAFLHERPTEAVLMRLKEEFSETNDIYGSVVSYIHRYAHWDLLWHSRLVPTMTQARGKLIVLQDFIGPDLGMRYGSLDIADEWKVPTFFHLPAKWETVHKHLAAAEAGNKAQMFLTYSSGAGIFAYPISVARHINARLLDHLVLRAGKPRRYGIVAMDFPDAPLLQTIINFN
- the si:dkey-266f7.9 gene encoding 1-phosphatidylinositol phosphodiesterase isoform X1, which encodes MKSKCKNFFPMDFGSVNSFRHHFNLVFSNWVMSIKKRKVWHSGVTRGATLSLRTAARAPRTPTGTAASTLSAIPKIPAPTAPQCGRHKSVVLRGVKATNNKISMENLAKGIFVFAGVLSLTYMAVTQRRDFDDTPAPGLLNPAWMASVPDSRPLSEVTLPGSHNTMARYGGAPIRCQSWPLALQLRAGVRFLDVRVRHVKGNLTIHHGVVYQRAHFGDVLEDVAAFLHERPTEAVLMRLKEEFSETNDIYGSVVSYIHRYAHWDLLWHSRLVPTMTQARGKLIVLQDFIGPDLGMRYGSLDIADEWKVPTFFHLPAKWETVHKHLAAAEAGNKAQMFLTYSSGAGIFAYPISVARHINARLLDHLVLRAGKPRRYGIVAMDFPDAPLLQTIINFN
- the LOC125718824 gene encoding protein rapunzel-like isoform X1 codes for the protein MANKLVQLVKKKEVIEDFMEIFEKGAEALSEAVGEMFPVFSIVSPLVQLAMDNQESPEAEFMKEQFQKVRDRLDVISEEVENITQEIKKSGVDAAYFQVEENLTSQFRKYMDILNAKPKFREVKKKLFMEHFAKTKGETNLNTLYRAVTGDNFSGESVLEITLKYEERNRRSMEDFCARLKNLFFIGLVALVGHAALKDYNEEEELLRDWAEKVNHIEEKMKDVVEDCRVNFVKQAEIDIGKRIRTWKGRPNQELADDAVGFLKQKYDWVSWSVRVYAPPTGCFWKLIYGKNYRGISGGNHFVFDTEPHVVVSYSLEPRSLDKETLSAVIQGQKWIRNKAQLAERLHASLPGCLVHVINRHVVERSSFPDDARYHQDHRKTNIFIYSD